A stretch of Ligilactobacillus faecis DNA encodes these proteins:
- a CDS encoding IS3 family transposase — MCQIAGITRDAYYKWVRRKPSKHENEQAELLSSILELEEKHKWTLGYLGMTTQLAFENKLNFKVGLKRVTNCMRKHGIRANIRKKKHNRVKRHEEYINDNLLDGQFDRQRPNEVWVTDTTEVLYGVDKLKKARVHIVLDLYGRYALSYNISVTETAISAIEVFRRAFKIEPDAHPMIHTDRGAAYRSIDFNDYLASRNCIHSMSHPGHPWENSPMERWWNDFKLIWLAKRARPKTLEELEESVKESIEYFNTQRAYTSKNGLTAEKFRVQTA, encoded by the coding sequence TTGTGTCAAATCGCTGGTATTACTAGAGACGCCTATTACAAATGGGTTCGCAGAAAGCCAAGCAAGCACGAAAATGAACAAGCAGAATTACTTAGTTCAATTCTAGAATTGGAAGAAAAACATAAGTGGACTTTGGGTTATTTAGGTATGACGACACAACTGGCTTTTGAAAATAAACTGAATTTTAAAGTAGGGTTAAAGCGAGTAACCAACTGTATGCGAAAACATGGAATTAGAGCAAATATCCGTAAAAAGAAACATAATCGAGTTAAACGCCATGAGGAGTATATAAATGATAACCTACTCGACGGACAATTTGATCGCCAAAGACCAAATGAAGTTTGGGTAACTGATACTACAGAAGTTCTGTATGGAGTAGATAAGTTAAAGAAGGCTCGAGTGCATATAGTTCTGGATCTGTATGGTCGTTATGCATTGAGTTACAATATTTCCGTTACAGAAACTGCAATTTCGGCAATTGAAGTATTTAGACGAGCATTTAAAATAGAACCTGATGCACATCCGATGATCCATACGGATCGCGGAGCAGCATACCGTTCTATTGATTTTAACGACTATTTAGCCAGTCGAAACTGTATTCATAGTATGTCTCACCCAGGACATCCTTGGGAAAACTCACCGATGGAACGTTGGTGGAATGACTTTAAACTAATTTGGTTAGCAAAACGCGCTCGACCTAAGACGTTGGAAGAATTAGAGGAATCAGTAAAAGAATCTATTGAATATTTCAACACGCAACGTGCATATACATCAAAAAACGGCTTGACCGCAGAAAAATTCCGCGTTCAAACCGCATAA
- a CDS encoding ABC transporter permease, whose translation MFYVKLATQNIKKNRQAFMPFLLSMTFLGALNTLMLILANDQGLTKMHGAEALQQLFGFGAVVIIIFSVIFSIYTSSILDKQRKKELGLYNILGLGKRELARLTLVEMFFSFLITAVLGILSGIVFSRIAYLCLKKLLAIGTEFKFVIQPQTLFLVLGIIFLLFVFIYLLSLVSILRSDPIKFLQAAKEGEREPKAKWFVALLGFGALGWGYYLALTIESPVSAVIKFFWAVLLVIVGTYFLFTAGSIVILKLLRKNERYYYNNKHFIPLSGMIYRMKQNAVGLASICILSTMVLVTIGTTASLYFGEQDRIEQNFPRDVMITAVEKTDKLKQDAKAYAKKQGMTVTNVQQLKASEGLLFLREGQGKLKPGIRGSFSPNDADRAVNVVLMDLIDFNQVTGSSYRLEKASDILVYNNDKFSGKTLELGGEKLNIVKNLPRADELGNLGNGVTPAYLVVVRDQSVYDALVNKWYTTKDMENYRTPRYYLNFDIKGSTDKAKRLAFIRGLSRALAKDNSGYGVEFKDSYRQSLKIFDGGFFFIGIILGTAFLLATAMIIYYKQVSEGMDDHDRFVILQKVGMDRTEVKRVIHSQIMMVFIFPLAVAIMHVGFAFPLIKKMLILFGLNNWHLYLIVTLIVIAIFTLIYYLVYQLTARVYYRLIER comes from the coding sequence ATGTTTTATGTTAAATTAGCCACGCAAAATATCAAAAAGAACCGGCAAGCCTTCATGCCATTTTTACTGTCGATGACCTTTTTAGGGGCGTTGAACACCTTGATGTTGATCTTAGCAAATGATCAAGGGTTGACAAAGATGCATGGGGCCGAAGCTTTACAGCAATTATTTGGATTTGGAGCAGTCGTGATCATCATTTTCTCGGTGATCTTTTCGATCTATACGAGTTCGATCTTAGACAAGCAACGTAAAAAAGAACTGGGACTCTATAATATTTTAGGTCTTGGTAAAAGAGAACTTGCGCGCCTGACTTTAGTCGAGATGTTCTTTAGTTTTTTGATCACCGCTGTTTTAGGGATCTTAAGTGGGATCGTTTTTTCACGGATAGCGTATCTTTGTTTGAAAAAACTTCTTGCTATCGGGACGGAATTCAAATTTGTGATCCAACCACAAACGCTTTTCTTAGTTTTAGGGATCATCTTTTTACTGTTTGTTTTTATTTATCTATTGAGTTTAGTAAGTATTTTACGCAGTGATCCGATCAAATTTTTACAAGCTGCTAAAGAAGGTGAACGCGAACCTAAAGCCAAATGGTTCGTAGCTCTACTTGGTTTTGGAGCTTTAGGTTGGGGTTACTACTTAGCTTTGACGATCGAGTCTCCAGTCTCAGCTGTCATCAAATTTTTCTGGGCTGTTTTACTTGTGATCGTCGGGACATATTTCTTATTTACGGCCGGAAGTATCGTGATTTTGAAATTATTGCGTAAAAATGAACGTTACTACTACAATAACAAACACTTTATCCCGCTTTCAGGGATGATCTATCGTATGAAACAAAATGCTGTTGGTCTAGCAAGTATTTGTATTTTGTCGACGATGGTCTTAGTGACGATCGGAACGACTGCAAGCTTGTATTTTGGCGAACAAGACCGGATCGAGCAAAACTTTCCGCGTGACGTGATGATCACAGCGGTGGAAAAAACAGATAAGCTCAAACAAGATGCTAAAGCTTACGCAAAAAAGCAAGGCATGACAGTGACAAATGTGCAACAGCTCAAAGCAAGTGAAGGTCTTCTTTTCTTACGTGAAGGTCAGGGCAAATTAAAGCCGGGCATCCGCGGGAGTTTTTCTCCTAACGATGCCGATCGCGCAGTCAATGTCGTGTTAATGGATCTTATTGATTTTAATCAAGTGACTGGAAGTAGTTATCGGTTAGAGAAAGCTTCAGATATCTTAGTCTATAACAATGATAAATTCAGTGGCAAGACACTTGAGCTTGGGGGCGAAAAACTAAATATCGTCAAGAACTTGCCTCGAGCTGATGAGCTGGGAAATTTAGGCAACGGTGTCACTCCAGCCTACTTAGTAGTTGTCCGCGATCAAAGTGTCTACGATGCATTAGTCAACAAATGGTACACGACAAAAGATATGGAAAATTATAGGACACCGCGTTACTATTTGAACTTTGATATCAAAGGTAGCACTGACAAAGCTAAACGTTTAGCCTTTATCCGTGGTCTGAGTCGTGCACTTGCTAAAGACAATAGTGGTTACGGTGTTGAGTTTAAAGATAGTTACCGCCAAAGTTTAAAGATCTTTGATGGAGGCTTCTTTTTCATCGGGATCATTTTAGGGACAGCCTTTTTACTTGCGACTGCGATGATCATCTACTACAAACAAGTTTCTGAGGGGATGGATGATCATGATCGCTTTGTGATCTTACAAAAAGTCGGCATGGATCGAACTGAAGTCAAACGCGTGATCCATAGCCAGATCATGATGGTCTTCATCTTCCCACTAGCGGTTGCGATCATGCACGTTGGTTTTGCTTTTCCATTGATCAAAAAGATGCTCATCTTATTTGGTTTGAACAACTGGCATTTATATTTGATCGTGACTTTGATCGTGATCGCGATCTTTACGCTGATCTACTACTTAGTTTACCAACTGACAGCTCGGGTTTACTATCGACTGATCGAACGCTGA
- a CDS encoding ABC transporter substrate-binding protein, which yields MGKNKLIKYLLSFSLASAVFWGNILSEVQADTLKVEYANPKPAKKGGTLHVGYVNEGAFKGIFAPELMNDGATADVAVFGSIGLFKIDNNYNFVKGGISDISFDKDKKLAEIEISKKARWSDGQPVVARDLVYAYEIIANKDSGSERYTDGLANIEGLEEYHTGKAETVSGLEIKDERHLVIHFKKMVPAMTVSGSGYIWEYAEPYHYLKDVAFKDLAKSDKIRKKPLFYGPYTLSKVVDGEALQWVPNRYYYGKKPQLDKISVETVATAQAATATRSGKYEILLNQNPGIYTKVKEDKSFVQLGKKQLYYTYLGFRVGKLGQDGVSVMDKDAIANDKVLRQAMAYAMNIDQVDQKFGYGLSKRANTVVPVAFGKWNNKKEKGYKFDLKKANELLDKAGYKRQKDGYRVRPDGKKLTLTLLASKSNKNVEASITNYIQQWKKIGVKVKLFNGRFQEFNAMIEKLTAGNATDFDMWFAAWSTASEPTSVASIYTASSPYNVGHFVTKENTELIASLSSKKAFSEKYRLEQFYKWQAYMNEEAFIVPGSFTTQTVTVAKNVKGMSLGVADSYSLWDSVALTK from the coding sequence ATGGGGAAAAATAAGTTAATTAAATATCTATTATCATTTTCGTTGGCTAGCGCTGTTTTTTGGGGGAACATTTTGAGTGAAGTCCAGGCAGATACACTCAAAGTTGAATATGCAAATCCCAAACCTGCTAAAAAAGGTGGGACCTTGCATGTCGGTTATGTCAACGAAGGAGCTTTCAAAGGCATCTTTGCGCCAGAATTGATGAATGATGGTGCTACCGCAGATGTTGCGGTGTTTGGCTCGATCGGCTTGTTCAAGATCGATAATAACTATAACTTTGTCAAAGGTGGGATCTCTGATATTTCCTTTGATAAAGATAAAAAACTAGCTGAGATCGAGATCTCAAAAAAAGCAAGGTGGTCTGACGGGCAACCTGTCGTAGCCCGCGATCTCGTCTATGCCTATGAGATCATTGCTAATAAAGATAGTGGTTCAGAACGGTATACAGATGGGTTGGCGAATATCGAAGGTCTAGAAGAATATCACACTGGGAAAGCTGAGACTGTTTCAGGTCTGGAGATCAAAGATGAGCGTCATTTAGTGATCCATTTTAAAAAGATGGTCCCAGCGATGACAGTCTCTGGCTCAGGTTATATTTGGGAATATGCTGAACCATATCATTACTTAAAAGATGTGGCATTTAAAGATCTCGCTAAAAGTGATAAAATTCGGAAAAAACCTTTATTTTACGGACCATATACCTTAAGTAAAGTTGTTGACGGCGAAGCGTTACAATGGGTCCCAAATCGTTACTATTACGGGAAAAAGCCTCAACTTGATAAGATCAGCGTAGAAACAGTTGCAACTGCGCAAGCTGCTACCGCTACTAGATCAGGTAAATATGAAATCTTACTCAACCAAAACCCAGGAATTTATACTAAAGTCAAAGAAGATAAGAGCTTTGTTCAACTTGGTAAGAAACAGCTTTACTATACATATCTAGGTTTCCGGGTCGGAAAACTCGGGCAAGATGGTGTAAGTGTGATGGATAAAGACGCTATTGCGAATGACAAAGTTTTGCGCCAAGCGATGGCTTACGCGATGAATATCGATCAAGTCGACCAAAAGTTTGGCTATGGACTTTCAAAAAGAGCCAATACTGTTGTGCCAGTTGCTTTTGGAAAATGGAACAATAAGAAAGAAAAAGGCTATAAATTTGATCTGAAAAAAGCCAATGAACTTTTAGACAAAGCTGGCTATAAACGGCAAAAAGACGGTTATCGTGTACGTCCAGACGGCAAAAAACTGACTTTGACTTTACTAGCAAGTAAGTCGAATAAAAATGTAGAAGCATCGATCACAAATTATATCCAACAATGGAAAAAGATCGGCGTCAAAGTTAAATTATTCAATGGGCGTTTCCAAGAATTCAATGCAATGATCGAAAAATTGACAGCAGGAAATGCCACCGATTTTGACATGTGGTTTGCCGCTTGGAGCACTGCTTCAGAGCCGACAAGTGTTGCTAGCATCTATACGGCTTCGTCACCATATAATGTGGGGCATTTTGTCACGAAAGAAAACACAGAGTTGATCGCTTCACTTAGTTCAAAAAAAGCTTTTTCTGAAAAATATCGCTTAGAACAGTTCTATAAATGGCAAGCCTATATGAACGAGGAAGCCTTTATCGTACCAGGATCATTTACAACGCAAACAGTGACTGTCGCTAAAAATGTCAAAGGCATGTCACTTGGAGTCGCCGATAGTTATTCTCTATGGGATAGCGTGGCTTTGACAAAATAG
- a CDS encoding ClbS/DfsB family four-helix bundle protein — protein sequence MPRPTTKSDLLFATKQNYEKLNLLISKMTEKELQTEFDFSEDKKKEAHWQRDKNLRDVLIHLYEGQQLLLNWVHTNRKGESRAFLPAQYNWKSYGALNVEFWKKYQKASLEEATEMLQRSHNDVLALIEGFSDKELFTKGVYKWTAGSTLGAYFISSTASHYDWAIKKLRAHQHKCKVKEAL from the coding sequence ATGCCAAGACCGACGACAAAGAGTGATCTATTGTTTGCTACTAAGCAAAACTATGAGAAGTTAAATTTGCTCATCTCAAAGATGACTGAAAAAGAATTGCAGACAGAATTTGATTTTTCAGAAGATAAGAAAAAAGAAGCTCACTGGCAAAGAGATAAAAACTTAAGAGATGTTTTGATCCATCTTTATGAAGGGCAACAGTTGCTTTTAAATTGGGTACATACCAATCGAAAGGGGGAGTCTAGAGCGTTTTTGCCGGCTCAATACAATTGGAAGTCATATGGTGCTTTAAATGTCGAATTTTGGAAAAAGTACCAAAAGGCGTCGCTTGAAGAGGCGACCGAAATGCTTCAGCGCTCGCACAATGATGTTTTAGCGCTGATCGAAGGATTTTCAGATAAGGAATTGTTTACTAAAGGTGTTTATAAGTGGACAGCAGGCAGTACGCTAGGGGCTTATTTCATAAGTTCAACTGCAAGTCATTATGATTGGGCTATAAAAAAATTGAGAGCTCATCAGCATAAGTGTAAGGTAAAGGAAGCGTTATGA
- a CDS encoding helix-turn-helix domain-containing protein, whose translation MSRKSKYSAEQKLAILNELNRSSISEVAKKYAVGKKTIRTWGYLYKYQGIDGLRSTHNNHRYSKEFKVFLVQQYQKSDESLEIFAIKHGLKSKTQLLDWIMQYNESKLKAYTPRKRDSIMLGRKTTFEERLSIIEELIKHDVNYNWAVEKYNVSYQQVYGWYQKYRKSGNDPQSLRDRRGKAKTQKEWTEIDQLKAENRLLKAQLLRKEMEEAYAKKVMEIRDREANDSSNNKPSKN comes from the coding sequence ATGTCTAGGAAATCAAAATACAGTGCAGAACAAAAATTAGCTATACTAAATGAACTAAATCGTTCTAGTATCAGTGAGGTAGCTAAAAAGTATGCGGTGGGCAAGAAAACTATTAGAACTTGGGGGTATCTATATAAATATCAGGGCATTGATGGCTTACGATCTACTCACAATAATCATAGATATTCAAAGGAATTTAAAGTATTTTTGGTCCAACAGTATCAAAAATCAGATGAGTCGCTTGAAATATTCGCAATCAAGCATGGGCTAAAGTCCAAAACACAACTGCTAGATTGGATTATGCAGTATAATGAATCAAAACTAAAGGCTTATACGCCAAGAAAGCGAGATTCAATTATGCTAGGAAGAAAAACTACTTTTGAAGAACGATTATCGATAATCGAAGAGTTGATCAAGCACGATGTCAATTACAACTGGGCCGTAGAAAAATATAACGTTAGTTATCAACAAGTTTATGGGTGGTATCAAAAGTATCGTAAAAGTGGCAATGATCCACAATCACTTCGTGATCGTCGAGGCAAAGCCAAGACACAAAAAGAGTGGACAGAAATTGATCAGCTAAAGGCTGAGAATCGATTATTAAAGGCCCAACTTCTCCGTAAAGAAATGGAGGAAGCATACGCAAAAAAAGTGATGGAAATACGCGATCGGGAGGCGAACGATTCTTCAAACAACAAGCCATCAAAGAACTAA
- a CDS encoding TraX family protein, whose translation MDFLKKGLTGYQIKLLAMIFMLEDHLNIYLGEALHWPAWVSFLGRFVAPAFVFLLVEGYFHTRNKRLYLERLLLGALITGVGNIVYNLLTKAYIDPITHTPDYFLFLGPHNIFLTLAMQLLVMWSLDNILQKKRVGLSVLGFISSSLLMLMFEGGIYLYPLALIFFLGRKYHQKKPMLIAVTVWCLFLLGKAILNYQSGMTGSSSLYEYLTFDSEFMMIAVVPLIWLYNGQRGGEGTKAEKYFFYYFYPIHLWLIYLAKAFI comes from the coding sequence ATGGATTTTTTAAAAAAAGGATTAACAGGGTATCAGATCAAACTGTTAGCGATGATCTTTATGTTAGAAGATCATTTGAACATTTATTTAGGGGAAGCGTTACACTGGCCTGCGTGGGTGAGCTTTTTAGGGCGGTTTGTCGCGCCAGCTTTTGTTTTTCTCTTAGTTGAAGGGTATTTTCACACACGCAATAAACGCCTTTACTTAGAACGTTTATTGTTAGGGGCGCTGATCACAGGCGTGGGGAACATCGTCTATAACTTGCTGACTAAAGCATACATTGATCCAATTACGCATACACCGGATTATTTTCTCTTTTTAGGGCCACATAATATCTTCTTGACCCTTGCGATGCAACTGCTTGTCATGTGGTCGTTAGATAATATTTTACAAAAGAAAAGAGTGGGGCTTTCTGTACTAGGTTTTATCAGCAGCTCACTTTTGATGTTGATGTTTGAAGGTGGTATCTATTTATACCCACTGGCCTTGATCTTTTTTTTAGGCAGAAAATACCATCAGAAAAAGCCAATGCTCATCGCAGTTACTGTATGGTGCCTCTTTTTATTAGGAAAAGCGATCTTAAATTATCAAAGTGGGATGACAGGCTCGAGTTCACTTTATGAATATTTGACGTTTGACAGTGAATTTATGATGATCGCAGTCGTACCGCTGATCTGGCTTTATAACGGACAACGGGGTGGGGAAGGGACAAAAGCTGAGAAGTACTTTTTCTACTACTTCTATCCGATCCATCTCTGGTTGATCTATTTAGCCAAAGCGTTTATTTAG